The genomic region ATGCATTAATACTTACATACATGACTCTGAAAGCTAAGAATTTAGTAAAAGCAACTATTTATTCTGCTGGCCAAGCTGTTGCGTATACATTGGCTCTTACATTGTTAGCCGCTCCAGATCTCGTATTAGCCTATGTCGCTGTTGGTGTAGGTATGTATACTGCTTTATTCCTCTTCATTATTTCGCGTACAGAAGATACGGAGTATGAGTCTTTGAGTGAAGCATTGGAGAAGAGTGGTGGTAAGTGATGGCGGAGAGAAAAGTTTCCGGTAGAGATATTTTCTTATCTATTGTGGCTGTATCAATAGTTGTTATATTATCTTATATGCTCGTATCATTTCTTGTTATAAGTGTTCCTCCACAGGAAACTAATAGATGGCTTGCTAACTGGTTTTTGACAACTACGTATAATTGGGAGAATAAAGATTGGTGGAGTGGGAGTCCGGAGGTTGTTACTAGTATTTTATGGGATTATCGTGGTTTAGACACTGTATATGAGACAAGTGTATTCTTCTTCGCCATAATAGGTGGTTTAATGCTTGTTAGGAGTGTGAAGATAGATAAGGGATCATTAGGTATTAAGGGTATGAGTGTTATTTCTAAAACAATAACGAAAATAATACTTGTAGCTGTTCCAGTAGTTGCTGCTAGCGTTGCTTTACACGGACATTTGACTCCTGGTGGAGGATTCCAGGGTGGGAGCATATTTGCTGTGTCTTCACTACTAGCTATAATAGCTCTTGGAACAGGTTTTCTCTATGGTAGAGGATGGACTAAGATGAGATTACTAGGTTTTAGAACTCTGGGATTACTAATAATCTCAATTACTGTTACAGCACTATTTGTTGTTGGATTCTTTAGCGGTGTCACAGCTTATATTGTGCAGAATCAGTGGAAGCCTTGGGCACCTATTGGTATGGGGTATCTCGCTGATTTAGGCGTTTTCGGTAACATACTCTATAGTGGTTCCCTTATATTCCTAAATCTGGCCGAGTTTTTGGCTGTGTCGGCTGGTCTTAGCCTTGCATTTATAATAATGGCTCTGCCGAGGAAGAAGCTTGTTGAAGGGGGTGATATAGAGTGATTGATGCTTCAACACTTATATGGAGCTACATATACGCTGTTACTATAACAATAATTGTAATCACAGTATATGGAATGGCTACTCGCCCCAATATTGTTAAGAAACTAATACTTCTAAGCATACTTGGCGACACAGCTAATCTAATAGCAGTCATGATCGGTGTGCATGCAGGCATGATTAAACCACCAGTATTTCCAGGAATATCATTCACAGATCACCCGGTTGTAGGTTATAATAAATTATTGAATTTCGCGGGAGAAGCTGTTGATCCGGTTCCACAAGTCTTGGTTGTTACAGCTATAGTTATTGGGTTAGCAGTTCTTGTATTCCTTGGCTACGTAGCATTGCTTCTCTACCAAAAATATGGAACTCTCGATGTGAGATTGTTGGAGAAGAAAATGAGGGGTGAGATGA from Staphylothermus marinus F1 harbors:
- a CDS encoding MnhB domain-containing protein is translated as MAERKVSGRDIFLSIVAVSIVVILSYMLVSFLVISVPPQETNRWLANWFLTTTYNWENKDWWSGSPEVVTSILWDYRGLDTVYETSVFFFAIIGGLMLVRSVKIDKGSLGIKGMSVISKTITKIILVAVPVVAASVALHGHLTPGGGFQGGSIFAVSSLLAIIALGTGFLYGRGWTKMRLLGFRTLGLLIISITVTALFVVGFFSGVTAYIVQNQWKPWAPIGMGYLADLGVFGNILYSGSLIFLNLAEFLAVSAGLSLAFIIMALPRKKLVEGGDIE
- a CDS encoding Na(+)/H(+) antiporter subunit B is translated as MIPSVPLCYILLALFMTYALILTYMTLKAKNLVKATIYSAGQAVAYTLALTLLAAPDLVLAYVAVGVGMYTALFLFIISRTEDTEYESLSEALEKSGGK
- a CDS encoding Na+/H+ antiporter subunit C — encoded protein: MIDASTLIWSYIYAVTITIIVITVYGMATRPNIVKKLILLSILGDTANLIAVMIGVHAGMIKPPVFPGISFTDHPVVGYNKLLNFAGEAVDPVPQVLVVTAIVIGLAVLVFLGYVALLLYQKYGTLDVRLLEKKMRGEMSE